A segment of the Agromyces sp. H17E-10 genome:
CAGATCGACGCCGTGTAGAGCAGGACGCCCCAGAACACCGCGCCCACGATGTCGAACATCGCGCCGCTCGTGACGGCGACGAGCCCGAAGATCGCGCTCGTGACGGCGAGTGCTCCGGCGAGCACGTACAGCGAGGCGTACCGCGGCAGCTTGCCCGCGGTGAGCGAGTTGGAGATGCCGCTCTGCGCGACCGGCGCCTGCGGGGGAGTGGCGGTGATGCTCATCAGTTGGCTCCCGAGAATTCCTTGCGGCGATCGACGATGTACCGGGCGATCATGTTGACGGCGAGCGTGATCGTGAAGAGCATGAGGCCCGTCGCGATGAGGATGTTGACCCCGATGTCGTGCGCCTCGGGGAAGTTGAGGGCGATGTTCGCGGCGATCGTCGTCGGGTTCTGCGACTGCAGCACCGCGAAGCTGATGATCGCCGACGGCGAGAGCACCATGGCCACGACCATCGTCTCGCCGAGCGCGCGGCCGAGGCCGAGCATCGACGCGGAGATGATGCCCGGGCGGCCGAAGGGCAGCACCGCGAGCTTGATCATCTCCCAGCGGGTCGCGCCGAGCGCGAGCGCGGCCTCCTCGTGGAGCACGGGCGTCTGCAGGAAGATCTCGCGGCAGAGGGCGGTGACGATCGGCAGGATCATGACCGCCAGCACGATCGCGACGGTGAGGATCGTGCGGCCCGTGCCCGAGACGGGCGGGGCGAACAGCGGGAACCAGCCGAACCACTCGGTGAGCGTCGTGTAGAAGGGCTGCACCGCCGGGGCGAGCACCGTGATGCCCCAGAGGCCGAAGACGACCGACGGCACGGCGGCCAGCAGGTCGATGATGTAGCCGAGGCCCTGCGCGAGCTTGCGGGGGGCGTAGTGCGAGATGAACAGCGCGATGCCGATCGAGAGCGGCACGGCCATGATGAGGGCGAGCGCGGCGGCCCAGATCGTGCCGAACACGAGGGGGCCGACGTACTGCCAGAAGTTCTCGGCGGTGCCCTTGAACTCGTCGGAGACCGCGGTGAACGCGGGCAGCGACTGGGCGACGAGGAAGATCGCGACCGCTGCGAGGGTGACCAGGATGAGCACGCCGGCCACGAGCGTGGCGGTCGAGAAGACGCGGTCGCCGGGGCGCTGCTTGGCGGTGATGGTGGATGCCTCGGGGGCCGTCATGGGGGCGGGTCTTCCTGGTTCGTGCGAATGGGGTGTGCGCGGGGCGGACCCGGCACCGGGCCTGCCCGACCCGATCGGATCCCGCGTTCGGGACGATCGGGCCGGGCAGGCGACGGATTACTTGACGGACTCGAGCGCGGCCGAGACCTGGTCGCTGAGCTCGGTCGACAGCGGGGCCGAGCCGGCCTGCTCGGCGGCCACCGACTGGCCCTCCTCGCTCGCCATGTAGCCCACGTAGGACTTCACGAGCTCGCCCTGGGCGGCGTCGGCGTACTCCTGGCAGACGATCGCGTAGCTCACGAGCACGAGCGGGTAGTGGCTCGGGTCGGTCGTCGTGCGGTCGAGGGCGATGGCGAGGTCGTTGGCCTCGCGGCCCTCGACGAGCGGCGACTCCGCGACGACCGCGGCGGCCGCCTCGGGGGTGTAGCCCACGAACTCGTCGCCGACCTTGATCTTCGCGACGCCGAGGTCGCCGGCCTTCGACGCGTCGGCGTAGCCGATCGTGTTCACGCCGTTGGTGACGGCGTCGACGACGCCCGAGGTGCCCTGGGCGCCCTCACCGGTCTGGTACGGGAAGGTGTCGCTCGGCTCCTCGGCCCACACGTCGCCGGCGGTCTGGTTGAGGTAGTCGGCGAAGTTCTTCGTGGTGCCCGAGTCGTCGGAGCGGTGCACGGCGGTGATGTTCGCGTCGGGGAGCTTCGCACCCTCGTTGAGCGCGGCGATCGCCGGGTCGTTCCACTTGGTGATGTCGCCCTTGAAGATCTTCGCGAGCGTCGCCGAGTCGAGGTTGAGCTCGTCGACGCCGTCGACGTTGAAGACGACCGCGATGGGCGAGATGTAGACGGGAAGGTCGATGGCCTTCGTGTCGGGGGCGCACGCGGCGAACTCGCCCGCGAGCTCCTCGTCCTTCAGGAAGGAGTCGCTGCCCGCGAAGTCGACCCCGCCGGCGATGAAGGCCTCGCGGCCCGCACCCGAGCCCGAGGGGTCGTAGTTGATGGTGACGTCGGGGTTGGCCGTCTGGAACGCGGCGACCCACGCCTCCTGGGCCGAGCCCTGCGACGAGGCGCCGGCCGCGTCGATCGTGCCGGAGAGGCTCGAGCCGGTCTCTTCGGGGGTGGCGCTGCCACCGCCTTCGTTGGCTGCGCAGGAGCTGAGCGCGAGCGCCGCGGTGACGGCGACGACGGCGGGCACGCCGAAACGCTTGAGGTTCACGTGAAGTCCCTTCCGGGGTTCGATTGCAGGGTGTGGGTCGGTGCCGACCCGCCTGCGACGCTAATCAGCGCGCCTTACGAGCTTCCGCCACGTCGGTGAACGGGAGGTGAACGGATGCTGGCGCGTGATTCCGCGGGACTTCAGGCGCGGGGCGCGTGCGTCTCGATCGAGATGATGCCGGAGCCCTGGTTCGTCGCCGACAGGTGCACGACGCTGAACGCGCCCGGTTCGAGCTCGGCCGCGTCGGTCGCGTAGGTGCCGAGCGGGGTGCCCGTCGCGAGCGCGAGCTCGCGCATGATCTCGGGCAGCACGGGACCGTGGCTGCAGATGACCGCCGACCTGCCCGCGCGCACGCGCTTGCCGACGACCCGGCGCACCTCGCCGTCGCCGGCCTCCCAGGCGTCCTGGCTGATGCCGGCGTCGCGCTTGATCTCGATGCCCGTCGCGGCCGCGAGCGGCGTGACCGTCGTGACGCACCGCACGGCAGGGCTCGAGACGATGCGCTTCGGTCCCCACGCGGTGAGGGTGTCGACGAGGCCCGCGGCCTGGTCGACGCCGCGGGCGGTCAGCGGCCTCGAGGCATCGGGGCCGTCGTATCCGCTGCGGCTGACCGCCTTGCCGTGCCGCACGACCGCGAGGCTGAAGGTCTCGGTCACGCCCTGCTCGACGAGGGCCGTGAAGTTGTCGAGGATCTCGACGTCGGGCTCGTAGGTCAGGTAGCCGCGGGCGCGCTTCGGCGTCACCCACTCGAGTGCGGCGACCTCGGCGTTGGGCTTGAAGGTCGAGCGCTGCACGGCCTTCTCGCTCACCTCGGCGGCCCAGTAGTGCACGATCTTCTCGCGACCCGACGGCAGGGGGTAGCGCGAGACGCCGAGGGGCACGCCGAGGTCGACGGCGAGGCCGGTCTCCTCCGCGATCTCGCGCACGGCCGTCTGCGGCAGCGACTCACCGGGGTCGACCTTGCCCTTCGGGATCGTGACGTCGCCGTACACCGTGCGGTGGATGACGAGCACGTGCAGCTTGCCGTCGATGTATCGCCAGCACACGGCGCCGGCGGCGTAGACGGCCGTCGTCACCGGCGCGACCCCGATCGGCTGCGCTGGCCCGAGCGGGTGCGCTGGGCGATCTCGAGCATGAGCCCATTCTGCAGGTCGGTGAGCGGCCGGCCCTCCTCATCGACCGATCGGCGTGTCCAGGTGCCGTCGCCATCGAGGTGCCACGAGCTCGTCGACTCGTCCATGGCCTGGTCGAAGATGTGCTCGATCTCGGCGAGGTGGGCCGGGTCGGTGAGTCGCACGAGCGCCTCGACCCGGCGGTCGAGGTTGCGGTGCATCATGTCGGCCGAGCCGATGTACACCTGCGGGTCGCCGTCGTTCGCGAACGAGAAGATGCGGGAGTGCTCGAGGTAGCGCCCCAGGATGGAGCGAACCCGGATGTTCTCGCTGAGCCCCGGGATGCCGGGTCGGAGGCTGCAGATGCCGCGCACCCACACCTCGACGGGCACGCCCGCGTTCGAGGCGCGGTAGAGCGCGTCGATGATCGCTTCGTCGACCATCGAGTTCACCTTGATGCGGATGCCGCTGGGCCGGCCCTGCTCCGCATTGCGGATCTCGGTCGCGATGAGCTTCAGGAGGCCCTTGCGCAGGTGCAGCGGCGCGACGAGGAGGCGCTTGAACTTCTTCTCGATCGCATAGCCCGACAGCTCGTTGAAGAGCCGCGTCAGGTCCTTGCCGACCTGGTCGTCGGCGGTGAGGAGGCCCAGGTCCTCGTAGATGCGGCTCGTCTTCGGGTTGTAGTTGCCGGTGCCGATGTGGCTGTAGTGCCGCAGCACGCCCTTCTCCTGGCGGATGACGAGCGCGAGCTTGCAGTGGGTCTTGAGGCCGACGAGCCCGTACACGACGTGCACGCCCGCCTTCTCGAGCTTGCGGGCCCACGTGATGTTGGCCTGCTCGTCGAACCGCGCCTTGATCTCGACGAGGGCGAGCACCTGCTTGCCCGACTCCGCGGCGTCGATGAGCGCCTCGACGATGGGGCTGTCGCCCGACGTGCGGTACAGCGTCTGCTTGATCGCGAGCACGTCGGGGTCGGCGGCGGCCTGCTCGAGGAACGCCTGCACGCTCGTCGCGAACGACTCGTACGGGTGGTGCAGCAGCACGTCCTGGCGGGAGACCGCCTTGAAGACGTCGGCGCGCAGGTTCGACTCGGTCGGCTGCAGCTGCACGGCCGTCGTCGGCACGTGCGTCGGGTAGTGCAGCTCGGGGCGGTCGAGCCGGGCGAGGTCGAACAGGCCGCCGAGGTCGAGCGGGGCGGGCAGCCGGTACACCTCCTGCTCGGTGACGTCGAGCTCGCGCACGAGGAGGCCGAGCGTCACGTCGTCCATGTCGTCGGTCACCTCGAGCCGGATGGGCGGGCCGAAGCGGCGGCGAAGCAGCTCCTTCTCGAGCGCCTTGATGAGGTTCTCGGTCTCGTCCTCCTCGATCTCGACGTCCTCGTTGCGGGTGACCCGGAACACGTGGTGCTCGACGATCTCCATGCCCGGGAACAGGTCGCCGAGATGGTTGGCGATGAGGTCCTCGAGGGTGATGTAGCGCGCGTCCTCGACCGACTCGTCGGGGTCGACCCGCACGAAGCGCGGCAGCATCTGCGGCACCTTGACGCGGGCGAACTCCTGGCGGCCGGTACGGCTGTTGCGCACGCGGACCGAGAGGTTGAGCGAGAGCCCCGAGATGTAGGGGAACGGGTGCGCCGGGTCGACGGCGAGGGGCATCAGCACGGGGAAGATCTGCGACGAGAAGTACTCGCGCAGGTGGGCGCGTTCGTCGTCGCCGAGCTCGGCCCACAGGGCGATGTGGATGCCGGCACCGGCGAGGGCCGGCTTGACGAGGTCCTGGTAGGCGGCGGCGTGGCGCTCCTGCAATTCGTGCGCCATGCGCGAGATGTCGCTCAGCACGTCGACCGGCGCCCGCCCGACGTTCGTCGGCACGGCGAGGCCCGTCATGATGCGGCGCTTGAGACCCGCGACCCGCACCATGAAGAACTCGTCGAGGTTCGAGGCGAAGATCGCGAGGAAGTTCGCCCGCTCGAGCACGGGCACCGACTCGTCCTCGGCGAGCTCGAGCACGCGCTGGTTGAACGCGAGCCAGCTGAGCTCGCGGTCGAGGTAGCGCTCGGCAGGCAGCTCGGGCGCGCCCTCGATGTCGAGCGGTTCGAAGTCGTCGTCGAAGTCGCTCGCCGTGCGATCCGACATGCGGTCGTCCTCGAGGATGCTGTCGGGGCTCATCCACTCATCATGGCACGCAGGCGTTTCCGGCCGGTGAGCGCCGGGTCAACGGGTGGTGACGGGTGCGCCCTCGTCGTCCTCTTCATGCACGTTGAAGCGGTAGCCGACGTTGCGCACCGTGCCGATGAGGCTCTCGAGGTCGCCGAGCTTCGCGCGGAGTCGGCGTACGTGCACGTCGACCGTGCGCGTGCCGCCGAAGTAGTCGTACCCCCACACCTCGCTCAGCAGCTGCTCGCGCGTGAACACCCGCGACGGGTGCGCGGCGAGGAAGCGCAGCAGCTCGAACTCCTTGTAGGTGAGGTCGAGCGGGCGGCCGTGCACCTTCGCCGAGTAGCTCGCCTCGTCGATGACGACGCCGGAGGTCTGGATCCGCTCGGCCGGTTGGCTCTGCTGCGCCCGGCCGATCGCCAGGCGGATGCGCGCGTCGATCTCGGCGGGGCCGGCCCCCTCGAGCACGACGTCGTCGACGCCCCAGTCGGTCGTGACGGCGGCGAGACCGCCCTCGGTGACGACGAGCACGAGCGGGGCCGAGAGCCCGGTGGTCTTGAGGATCTGGGCGAGCGCCTTCGCACCGGCGAGGTTGGTGCGGGCATCGAGCAGCACGAGCTCGGCGTCGGGCGCGTTGACGAGCCGCTCGGGCGAGGCCGGGATGACCCGCACCCGATGGCTCAGGAGCGAAAGCGCCGGGAGAACGTCGTCGTCGGCTGCCGGCGTCAGGATGAGCAGCTGCGCCACGCCACACCCTCCAGTAGTAAGGTGCGGTCAATACTACGGGACGGCGGGCGCCGTCCCGCGAAGCGAACGGAGCCGCATGACCGACGAGACCGAGACGCGTACCGGCTGGCCGGGCATCGTGCTGATCTGGGCGCTCGCGGTCGCCGGGTGCGCGATCGTCGCGGGGCTCGCGTTCGGCGGGCTCGAGGTCTGGTTCGACGACGACTCGTGGCTCGGCGTCTACGGCGCCCTCGGCGTGGTGCTCGCCGTCGCCGTGCTCGGCACGCTCGTCGTGCAGCTCGCGACCCGTCGGCCGGCCGGATTCGTGCGGCGGGTGGCGGCGTCGATCGCGGGAGCGGTCGTCGTGGTCGGCATCGCCGCCGCGATCGTCGCGCCCGTCGCCGCGGGCTAGACTCGAGGCATGTCTGAGCTGCTCGCCCTCGAACTCCTCTTCATCGGCCTGCTCGGTCTCGCGAGCCTCGCGATCGCGTGGATCAGCGGGGTCGTCGTCTACAAGCTCTTCAAGGGCCAGCGCTAAGCGCTGACGAGGAGCGTCGCGATGATCGAGCTGCCCGTCGACCTCCCGGCCGAGCTCGTGCCGCTCTCGTGGCTCCTCGGCGTGTGGGAGGGGTCCGGCGTCATCGACTACAAGGTCGGCGACGAGTCGGTCACCCGCGAGTTCGGCCAGCGCGTGAGCTTCAGCCACGACGGCCTGCCGCACCTCAACTACACGTCGTACACGTGGCTGTTCCCCGATGAGGAGGGCGGCGACCCGACGCCCCTCGCGACGGAGACCGGGTACTGGCGCCTTGCCCGCGAGCAGGGCGACGGCGACCCGGGCCCGGCCATGCTGCCCGCCATCGGCGAGCCGCGCTACGGCGACGCGGAGGCGGTCGAACGACTGCGCAACGCCGACGGCGGATTCGACCTCGAGGTCTCGATCGTGCACCCCGGCGGCGTGTCCGAGCTCTACCTCGGCCAGGTGAAGGGGCCGCGTATCGACCTCGCGACCGATGCCGTCATGCGGTCGGCCGGTGCGAAGGACTACGCGGCCGCGACTCGGCTCTACGGACTCGTCGAGGGCCACCTGCTCTGGGCGTGGGACATCGCCGCCCTCGGTCAAGACCTGCGCACCCACGCGTCGGCGCGTCTCGCCAAGGTCGACTGATGACGGGCTCGCCCTTCCTCGCGCTGCCCGGAGCGGTCGCCCTCGAGGCCGCGCCCGGGGTCGCCGGTGCCGATGGGCCCGGCGTCGCCGGACACGGTGCCGATGGGCCCGGCGTCGCCGAGCACTACGGCGAGCCGATGATCGAGCAGCGCCGGCTCGAGCGGGGCGAGGCGGTCGTCGACCTCTCCGACCGCGGCGTCGTGTCGGTCACGGGGCCCGACCGGCTCAGCTGGCTGCACTCGATGGCGAGCCAGTCGTTCACCGGCTTGCGCCCGGGCGAGGGCATCGAGGCGCTCCTCCTCGACGCCGCCGGCCACGTCGAGCATGCGGTGCACGCGATCGACGACGGCGAGACGGTGTTCCTCATCGTCGAGGGCGGTGAGGCGGCGACACTGGCCGCGTGGCTCGACCGCATGCGCTTCATGCTCCGCGTCGAGGTGGCCGATCGCAGCTCCGAACTCGCCGTGATCGCCGCCATGTCGGTCGAGGCGCTGGATGCCGCGGCATCCGCCTTCGCACCCGACGGTGTCGCGCTCGACTGGGTCGACCCGTGGGCCGCACCCCGCCCGGGCGGTCACCAGTACGCGGCATCCGCCGGGCACCCCGGTGCCGACTGGCGCTGGATCGAACGCATCGTGCCGAGGGCCGAGCTCGCCGGGGCCGCCGCCGCGGTGCGGGCCGGCCGCGTCGCGGTGGCCGGTGCGCTCGCCGCCGAGGCCCTGCGCATCGCCGCGTGGCGCCCGCGGCTCGCGACCGAGGTCGACGAGAAGACCATCCCGCACGAGCTCGACTGGCTGCGCAGCGCCGTCGACCTGGGCAAGGGCTGCTACAAGGGCCAGGAGACGGTCGCCAAGGTGCTGAACCTCGGGCGACCGCCGCGCCGGCTCGTGCTGCTGCACCTCGACGGCAGCGACACCGTGCTCCCCGCGCCGGGCGACGAGGTCGTCGGCGAGAAGGTTCGCCCCGAGCCGGCCGCCGGCGAGTCGCCCGAGCGCAAGGTCGTCGGCCGCATCACGTCGAGCGCGATGCACCACGAGCTCGGCCCGATCGCGCTCGCCGTCGTGAAGCGCGCCGTGCCGGCCGGGCTGCCGCTCATCGTCGAGAGCCACGGCACCGAGGTCGCCGCCGCGCAGGTCGAGATCGTGCCGGCCGACGCCGGCGCCGCCGTCGAGGTGCCCCGCCTGCCGCGGCTCGGCATCCGCTGAGGCATCCCGCCCGATCGCATGACGACGGCCCCGGCGCCGCAGCGCCGGGGCCGTCGTGGTCCGCCTACTTGCAGTTCGCCTTGGCGTAGGCGGCGCGCGCCTCGGCCTCGTGCTCACCGTCCTGGTGGCGCAGGCTCACCGTGAGCGTGCCCTTCTTGAGCTTCGCGGTGCCCGTGTCGAACAGGTGGTAGACGGCCGAGCCGGCGGCGACATCGGCGATCTCGTGGTCGCCCCACGGCGTCGAGATCACGAGGTCGGCCGGGGAGTTGCCCGTGTTCGCCGCGTACACGGCGACCTGGGCCGTGCCGGCGAGGCACTGGGTGACGGCGGTCGCCGTGACCTTGAGCTCGACCGGGATCGGCTCGTCGATCGTGAGCCGCGCCGTCTGGTCGTCCTCGAGGTTGCCCGCGACGTCGACCGAGCGGTAGTCGACCGTGTGGTCGCCCGCCCCGCTCACGACGATCGGATCCGCGTACGCGGCCCACGCACCGCCGTCGACCCTGAACTCGGTGCCGGCCGCACCGGAGGTGTCGTCGGTCGCGGCCAGGGTGACGACCGCGTCGCCGTCGCCCGCTTCGACCGTCGCCGTCGTGACGGGTGCCACGGTGTCGACCTTGACGGTCGACGTTCCGGCCTCCTCGACGTTGCCCGCGGCGTCGGTCGACCGGAAGGCCACCGTCGCCTCGCCCTCGCCGGTCACTGCGACCGGCTCGGTGTAGGCCGTCCACGCGCCGTCGCCGATCGCGTACTCGGTCGATGCGACGCCCGTGCCGTCGGCATCGGTCGCCTCGAGCGCGAAGCTCGGAGCGGCCGTGTACCAGCCGTCCTCGCCGTCGGGCTCGGCCGGGCTCCAGGTGAGCGTCGTGGTCGGTGCCGTCTCGTCCGCCTGCTCGGTCTCGAGCGTGAACGAGTCGAAGCCCACGACGACCGGCTCCTCCTGCTGCGGACCGATGGCCATGAGGCCGAGTCCGCGCAGCGGCTTCGCGAACGTGATGCCGGCGCCGATCGACGTCCAGTTGACGCCGCCGTCGCTCACCTCCGCCGTGTACACGTCACCCGTCTTCGTCACCCGGATGTACCAGTACCCGCTCTCGCTGGAGTCGGCGATGTTCAGGTTGCGGTTGCCGATTCCCTGCGCGTCGACCTCGCCGGCGAGCTCGGCCCGCAGGTCGAGCGCGGTGCCCGGGTTGTTGTAGGCGACGACGTCGGCCTTCACGTAGTTGTCGTCGTCGGCCCACATCATGAGCCCGGCCAGCTGCCAGCGGTGCTTCAGCGGCGCCGTGAACTTCGTCGTCGCCACCCAGTCGCCCTCGGGCGCCTTCGTGAGGACGAAGTTGCGAGGGGTGATCGGGTTCGTGCCGTTGATGTCGCCCGGCTGCGTCTCGATCTTCAGGTGGCCGTCGGCGACCCGCAGGTGGTTCGAGTCGTAGCGAACGGTCTCCGACCAGCGGCAGCCGTCGAGCGACGTGCCGTCGAACTCGTCGTTCGGCGTGACCGCGGCGCCCGGCACGGGCTCCGGTGCGAAGCGGAACCAGTCGGCCTTCGCGACGACCGGCGTGCTGCCGAGGTCGCCGGCCGCCATCAGGCCGATCCGGGCGTCCTGCTTGAGCTGCAGGCTGCCCGCGAGCGGGGTCCAGCTGGTGCCGTCGGCGGAGTACGCGCCCGTCAGGGTCGTGCCGTCGCTCGTCAGCTTGAGGTGGATCGTGCTCGGGAAGTCGGCCGGCAGCGTGGGCGCCGCAGCCGTCGTCCGCGAGCCGCCCGTCTCGGACTGGAACTCGATGAAGCGGTTGCCGTTCTGGTTCCTCACGAAGGCGAGCTTGTTGTACTCGTCGTCGCTCTGGTGCACCACGAGACCCGCCCACTGCCAGTGCGAGGTGTGCGCGAGGGTGAGCTTCGTCGTCGCCTCCCACGCGCCGGTCGGCAGGTCCTTGCCCGCGAAGCTCACGGGACCGGTCGACGCCTCGTTGATGTCGCCCGCCGTGACCGGCAGGTTGAGTGCGCCGGCCGACTGCGTGACGGGCACGGTGCCGGAACGCAGCGCCCATGCCGCACCGACCACGGGAGCTTCGAACTCGTCCGACAGCGGGGCACCCGGGCACATGAGCGGCACGAGCGGCCGCTCGGGCTCGGGGCCCTGCGGATCGGTGTCGATCGCGAAGTCGGCGAAGTCGACGGTGCCGGCGCTGCTCGCGTGCGACACCATGAACATGCCGACGTCCTGCGTCGCCGCCGCGCCCGTGAGGGTCACCGCGCCGCCGACCTGGGTCCAGGTCGTGCCGTTCTTCGAGAAGTACGCCGTGTACGACGCACCGTCGCGCTTGAGCTTCACCCACACCGGATAGCTCGTGGTGCCGCCGGCGACCGACGTGTTCAGCTGGCCGTTGCCGTCGGGGTCCGCGAGGAACTCGACGCCGCCCGACGGACGGATGCCGACCATCGCGTACCCGGGTGAGGTTCCCGGCTGCGTCACGTCGTTGCGCACGATCACGCCGGCCTTGGCCGACCCGTTCGTGTTCTGCTGGGCGTCGACCTTGACGACGGCCTCCCAGCCGTCGTCGCCGCCGGCGGGTGCGTAGAGGGTCGAGTACTCGTCGATGCCCTGCCACGTGTCGTCGCCGGCGCCCGTGATCCGGAAGCGCCCGTCGCCGAGTCGCTCGAAGACGCCGTCGGCGTTGGTGAACGGCACGAGGTCGCCGAACAGCTCGCCGACCTGGGCGACCACGACGCGCGAGGTGCGCGACTTGCCCGCCTCGTTCGTCGCAACCGCGGTGAGGTCGTACAGCCCCTCCTCGGGCGTCGCGAGCGTCGCCGAGTACGGCGCCGAGTCGTCGGTGCCGATCGACTCGCCGTCGACGAAGAACTCGACCGCGGTCACCGTCCCGTCGGGGTTGTACGGGTCGGATGCGTCCGCAGAGATCGTCACGTCCTGCCCGGGCTCGAGCTCGCCGCCCGCGGCGGGCGAGGTGATCGCGACGTCGGGCGCGGCGGTCGGGGACGAGCCGCGGCCGAACGCCTCGATGAAGTTGAGCTTCGTCTCGCCGCCGCGGAACACGAGGTAGAGGTCGAACGAGTCGTTCGGCACCGTGCTCACGTCGACGACGACATCGGCGAACCGCGTCGAGCCGGTCGCGGGCACCTCGGCGGTCGCGAGCAGTGCGCCGTCGGCGGCCCCGCTGCGCAGTTCGATCGAACCGCCCTCGGCGTTCGCCGACACGCGGAGCGCGAGCTTGTCGATGCGGTGGAGGCTCACGGGGTCGTAGTGCGCCCAGTCGCCGTCGCCCGCGACGACGACCTTGTCGGCCTCGCCGCCCTCGGTGTCGCGGCTGGGGGCCACGGTGACCCCGGGTGCCGCGCTGTCGAAGAACTCGGCCTGCTTGAGCTTCGGGAACACGAGCGTCGTCGCCGAGCCCGTGAGCGGGTTCTCGCCGCCCTCGCCGCCGTGGTCGGTGTAGCGAGCGTCGATCGCGAAGAAGATGTCCTCGTCGGGCGCGTGTCCGCCGAGGCTGGTCTCCGTCGTCCCGGTGAGCCCGGAGAGCGGCGTCAGCGGGTGCGCATGGTCGTCGTGACCGAGCGCGGGCTGGATGATGAGCTCGGAGCCGTCGACCGCGCCGTCCTCGGGGTCGGTCACCTGGGCCGCCCACGACAGGTCGTCGCCGAAGTCGAAGAAGGCGCCGTTCGGCGGCAGCGAGATGCCGACGTCGGGACGGGTGTTGCCGACCGTGATGGGCACGGTGGTGGTGCCCGTCTTGCCGTCGGGGTCGGTCACCGTGAGGCGGGCGTCGAAGACGCCGGTCTCGGCGTACGAGTGCGTCGCCGCAGCCGTCGTCGCGTCGGTGGTGCCGTCGCCGTCGAAGTCCCACGCGTAGGCGAGCGCGGCGTTCTCGGGGTCGGTCGAGGCAGAGCCGTCGAACGCGACCGCGAGCGGTGCCTGCCCCGAGTCGCGGTCGACCGAGATCTTCGCGATCGGCGAGCGCGAGCCCTGGATGTAGTCGATGCGGTGCAGGCCCGAGTTCGGGTTGTCACGGCCGAAGCCGCCGCCCCAGTCGAGCACGTAGAGCGATCCGTCGGGGCCGAACTTGGAGTCGATCGGCGCGAGGAACTGCTCCTGGGGCAGGAACGCGTTCACCTTCTCGACCTGCGAGCCCGATCCGGATGCCGGATCCTTCAGCTGGATCGAGTACATCTTGTTGCGCGCCCACTCGTAGAAGAACGGCTTGCCGTCGTACGAGGCCGGGAACTTCGTGTCGGAGACGAGGTCGGGGTCGTAGTCGTACACGGGCCCGCCCATGGGTGCGAGGCCACCGCCCTGGGGGATCATCTCGGGCACCGACGAGCGCTTGTAGCCGTACCACATGTCGGCCGCGCGGGCTGCGGGCAGCTCGGTGAGGCCCGTGTTGCGCGGCGAGTCGTTGACCGGCGCGTCGCAGTCGAAGAAGTCGCCGACCGTGACCGGGCTGGTCGTGTAGTCGACGTCGCGGAACGGCTCGTTGTCGCCCATGCAGAGCGGCCAGCCGTAGTTGCCGGGCGTCTTGATGAGGTTCCACTCGGCGATGCCGGCGGGGCCGCGCGTCGTGGGGGCGTCCGTGCCGTTGTCGGGGGAGTAGTCGGCGAGGCTGATCCAGCCGGTCTCCTGGTCGACCGAGAAGCGGAACGGGTTGCGGAAGCCCATCGCGTAGATCTCGGGGCGGGTCTTGTCGCCCGGGTCGTCGGCCTCGGGGAAGAGGTTGCCCTCGGGGATCGTGTACCCGGGCCCGTCGGCGTTCGGCGTGATGCGCAGCAGCTTGCCGCGCAGGTCGTTGGTGTTCGCCGAGGTCGCGCGCGCGTCGTGGAACGTGCCGTCGCGGGTCGAGAGCGGGGCGTACCCGCCGCTCGGCTCCGAGTGCGGGTTCACGTCGTCGCCGACGCTCAGGTAGAGGTTGCCGTCGGCGTCGAAGTCGAGGCCGCCGCCGGTGTGGCCGGGCTCGTCGGGCAGGCGCCGCGCGGGCACCTCGATGACGAGCTCCTCGGTCGCGGGGTCGATCACGCCGTTCTCCATCGTGAAGCGCGACACGCGGCTGAAGAAGTTGGCCGGGTCGGCGTTGTCGGCCGCGTTCGGCGAGCGGTAGACGTAGAGCCGCCCGTTGTCGGTGAAGTCGGGGTCGAGTGCGATGCCGAGCAGGCCGTCCTCGC
Coding sequences within it:
- a CDS encoding ThuA domain-containing protein; amino-acid sequence: MLSKLHHVLPRLLAGAVAAILALGAITATAAPAQAHDGAHVLIFTKTTQFRHTDAIDKGTPLITAALEAEGMEVTHTEDSTIFNDTDLAGFDALIMFQASGDPWNADQRAALERYQEAGGGIVAIHNATDMRGNYAWWDELVGSLMPGHAATGIDPGQPGTVRIEDHAHPSTKHFDGTRWERADEWYNFSNNVRGTAHVLASMDESTYDAGGNKMGYDHPISWCKPYDGGRAWATAMGHFGSHYLEPDFMAHIVGGVKYAAGIEPGDCGGTVWGNFEKVALDQNTSAPFAMDIADDGRVFYTELVRGQVRVWDPTTNNVTTALQLDVYSGGEDGLLGIALDPDFTDNGRLYVYRSPNAADNADPANFFSRVSRFTMENGVIDPATEELVIEVPARRLPDEPGHTGGGLDFDADGNLYLSVGDDVNPHSEPSGGYAPLSTRDGTFHDARATSANTNDLRGKLLRITPNADGPGYTIPEGNLFPEADDPGDKTRPEIYAMGFRNPFRFSVDQETGWISLADYSPDNGTDAPTTRGPAGIAEWNLIKTPGNYGWPLCMGDNEPFRDVDYTTSPVTVGDFFDCDAPVNDSPRNTGLTELPAARAADMWYGYKRSSVPEMIPQGGGLAPMGGPVYDYDPDLVSDTKFPASYDGKPFFYEWARNKMYSIQLKDPASGSGSQVEKVNAFLPQEQFLAPIDSKFGPDGSLYVLDWGGGFGRDNPNSGLHRIDYIQGSRSPIAKISVDRDSGQAPLAVAFDGSASTDPENAALAYAWDFDGDGTTDATTAAATHSYAETGVFDARLTVTDPDGKTGTTTVPITVGNTRPDVGISLPPNGAFFDFGDDLSWAAQVTDPEDGAVDGSELIIQPALGHDDHAHPLTPLSGLTGTTETSLGGHAPDEDIFFAIDARYTDHGGEGGENPLTGSATTLVFPKLKQAEFFDSAAPGVTVAPSRDTEGGEADKVVVAGDGDWAHYDPVSLHRIDKLALRVSANAEGGSIELRSGAADGALLATAEVPATGSTRFADVVVDVSTVPNDSFDLYLVFRGGETKLNFIEAFGRGSSPTAAPDVAITSPAAGGELEPGQDVTISADASDPYNPDGTVTAVEFFVDGESIGTDDSAPYSATLATPEEGLYDLTAVATNEAGKSRTSRVVVAQVGELFGDLVPFTNADGVFERLGDGRFRITGAGDDTWQGIDEYSTLYAPAGGDDGWEAVVKVDAQQNTNGSAKAGVIVRNDVTQPGTSPGYAMVGIRPSGGVEFLADPDGNGQLNTSVAGGTTSYPVWVKLKRDGASYTAYFSKNGTTWTQVGGAVTLTGAAATQDVGMFMVSHASSAGTVDFADFAIDTDPQGPEPERPLVPLMCPGAPLSDEFEAPVVGAAWALRSGTVPVTQSAGALNLPVTAGDINEASTGPVSFAGKDLPTGAWEATTKLTLAHTSHWQWAGLVVHQSDDEYNKLAFVRNQNGNRFIEFQSETGGSRTTAAAPTLPADFPSTIHLKLTSDGTTLTGAYSADGTSWTPLAGSLQLKQDARIGLMAAGDLGSTPVVAKADWFRFAPEPVPGAAVTPNDEFDGTSLDGCRWSETVRYDSNHLRVADGHLKIETQPGDINGTNPITPRNFVLTKAPEGDWVATTKFTAPLKHRWQLAGLMMWADDDNYVKADVVAYNNPGTALDLRAELAGEVDAQGIGNRNLNIADSSESGYWYIRVTKTGDVYTAEVSDGGVNWTSIGAGITFAKPLRGLGLMAIGPQQEEPVVVGFDSFTLETEQADETAPTTTLTWSPAEPDGEDGWYTAAPSFALEATDADGTGVASTEYAIGDGAWTAYTEPVAVTGEGEATVAFRSTDAAGNVEEAGTSTVKVDTVAPVTTATVEAGDGDAVVTLAATDDTSGAAGTEFRVDGGAWAAYADPIVVSGAGDHTVDYRSVDVAGNLEDDQTARLTIDEPIPVELKVTATAVTQCLAGTAQVAVYAANTGNSPADLVISTPWGDHEIADVAAGSAVYHLFDTGTAKLKKGTLTVSLRHQDGEHEAEARAAYAKANCK